One stretch of Armigeres subalbatus isolate Guangzhou_Male chromosome 2, GZ_Asu_2, whole genome shotgun sequence DNA includes these proteins:
- the LOC134216176 gene encoding uncharacterized protein LOC134216176, translating into MSYVAPNIDPYRKGQSFASWFKRLGYHFRINKVADANKKDHMFLLGGDYLFEVAQNLYFSERLLDEAPLEELIEKLKRKLDKMDSALIQRFKFGSRVQQSGETASEFLFSLKLQAEYCNFKGDKQDRILDRVLIGLSDDALRQKLLAVDGDKLNQAQVEKIISTWELAASNAKTLTHDHSFEQIASIVGSRDIFLQRMADSVHGCGPVKRHLGYRHSSAVGERNAKPYYRHNNRVDNCSQFKQVRSHQDQHRRHQDALIRPGELKNESRIVIDRRVCDYCGVPGHIRRRCLNQFKRSPINNINLKESSTHTDDNLSSEINC; encoded by the coding sequence ATGTCTTACGTAGCTCCGAATATTGATCCGTACCGTAAGGGACAATCTTTTGCATCATGGTTTAAGCGGTTAGGGTACCACTTTCGTATCAACAAAGTAGCAGATGCCAACAAGAAAGACCACATGTTCCTTCTTGGAGGTGATTATCTTTTTGAAGTGGCTCAGAATTTGTACTTTAGTGAGCGGTTGCTTGATGAAGCACCACTTGAAGAGCTAATCGAAAAACTTAAGCGAAAATTGGACAAAATGGATTCAGCCTTAATCCAACGTTTCAAATTTGGGTCCCGAGTACAACAGTCTGGTGAAACAGCCAGTGAATTTCTTTTTTCGCTTAAACTCCAAGCTGAGTATTGTAATTTCAAGGGTGATAAACAGGATCGTATACTTGATCGCGTACTCATTGGCTTGTCGGATGACGCTTTGAGACAAAAGTTGTTAGCGGTAGATGGGGACAAATTGAATCAAGCTCAAGTTGAGAAGATTATATCGACATGGGAGTTAGCTGCttctaatgcaaaaacattAACACATGATCATTCTTTTGAACAAATCGCTTCTATTGTTGGAAGCCGAGATATTTTTTTGCAACGCATGGCAGATTCAGTTCATGGTTGTGGCCCAGTGAAGCGCCATTTAGGTTACAGACATTCCTCAGCGGTTGGGGAGCGCAACGCAAAGCCATACTATAGACACAACAATCGGGTCGACAATTGTTCACAGTTCAAACAAGTGAGGTCTCATCAGGATCAGCATCGCAGACATCAGGATGCTCTGATTCGCCCAGGGGAACTGAAGAATGAGAGCCGAATCGTTATCGACCGAAGAGTGTGCGACTATTGCGGAGTGCCAGGACATATTAGAAGGAGGTGCCTGAACCAATTCAAGAGGAGTCCAATCAACAACATCAACTTGAAAGAAAGCAGTACACATACGGACGATAATTTGTCGAGTGAGATAAATTGTTGA